The Saccopteryx leptura isolate mSacLep1 chromosome 2, mSacLep1_pri_phased_curated, whole genome shotgun sequence genome has a window encoding:
- the DYNC2I2 gene encoding LOW QUALITY PROTEIN: cytoplasmic dynein 2 intermediate chain 2 (The sequence of the model RefSeq protein was modified relative to this genomic sequence to represent the inferred CDS: inserted 1 base in 1 codon): MATRVQPXALCLAGSEGAVALATTGLASAEGRGRPGPLQDESLGVASVPSQWRGVQGIRGETKSCQTARIATAEASAQTRRHAEAAVQTEAPVPVRALPVFPHDSPRLAAFLRRVEAMVTRELSKNWQSHAFDGFEVNWTEQQQTVTCLHSLSYPPAQGQGLHVTSVSWNSTGSVVACAYGRLDDGDWSTLKSFVCAWNLARRGLKPQQPSVVVEVPSAVMCLAFHPTQPSHIAGGLYSGEVLVWDLSRPEDPLLWRTGLTDDTHTDPVYQVVWLPEPHHSHRFRVLSVATDGKVLLWQGAGAGPGPLQLAEGFALLVQQLPRNTKLKPHRGETEVGTTAVAFSSFDPGLFVLGTEGGFPLKCSLAAEEAAATRTASSVPLRAPAQFTFSPHGGPVYSVSCSPFHRNLFLSAGTDGHVHLYSMLQAQPLTSLQLSHKYLFAVRWSPVRPLVFAAASGKGDVQLFDFKKSSQKPTVSIKQTEDESPVYCLEFNRQQTQLLAAGDAQGTVKVWQLSTEFTEQGPREMDDLEQLAAEGDA; this comes from the exons ATGGCAACCCGCGTGCAGC AGGCGCTTTGCCTGGCCGGAAGCGAGGGTGCTGTGGCGCTGGCGACAACCGGGCTTGCGAGCGCCGAGGGGCGCGGGCGGCCGGGCCCGCTGCAGGACGAGAGCCTGGGCGTGGCGTCCGTGCCTTCGCAGTGGAGGGGCGTCCAGGGCATCCGCGGGGAGACG AAAAGTTGCCAGACGGCCCGCATCGCCACTGCTGAAGCGTCCGCCCAGACCCGGAGGCATGCAGAGGCTGCGGTGCAGACCGAGGCCCCTGTGCCAGTGCGCGCGCTGCCCGTGTTCCCGCACGACAGCCCCCGGCTCGCAGCCTTTCTCCGGAGGGTGGAGGCCATGGTTACCCGAGAGCTGAGCAAGAATTGGCAGAGCCATGCGTTTGATGGCTTCGAGGTGAACTGGACCGAGCAGCAGCAGACG GTGACCTGCCTGCACAGCCTGAGCTACCCTCCAGCCCAGGGGCAGGGTCTGCACGTGACCAGTGTCTCCTGGAACAGCACAGGCTCTGTGGTTGCCTGTGCCTATGGCCG GTTGGATGATGGGGACTGGAGCACGCTGAAGTCCTTCGTGTGTGCTTGGAACCTGGCCCGGCGAGGCCTGAAGCCTCAGCAGCCGTCAGTGGTGGTGGAGGTGCCCAGCGCCGTCATGTGCCTGGCCTTCCACCCTACACAGCCATCCCACATTGCAG GTGGCCTGTACAGTGGCGAGGTGCTGGTGTGGGACCTGAGCCGTCCTGAGGACCCCCTGCTCTGGCGTACAGGCCTCACAGACGACACGCACACAGACCCCGTGTACCAG GTGGTCTGGCTCCCGGAGCCGCACCATAGCCACCGCTTCCGTGTGCTGAGCGTGGCCACGGACGGGAAGGTGCTGCTCTGGCAGGGCGCGGGGGCGGGGCCCGGCCCGCTGCAGCTGGCGGAGGGCTTCGCcctgctggtgcagcagctgccgCGGAACACCAAGCTGAAG cctcaccgcGGGGAGACCGAGGTGGGGACCACGGCGGTGGCTTTCTCCAGCTTTGACCCTGGCCTCTTCGTTTTGGGCACGGAGGGCGGCTTCCCCCTCAAGTGCTCCCTGGCAGCCGAAGAGGCTGCTGCCACACGGACTGCCAGCTCTGTGCCCCTGCGGGCTCCGGCACAGTTCACTTTCTCTCCCCACGGTGGGCCGGTCTACTCTGTGAGCTGTTCTCCCTTCCACAG GAATCTCTTCCTGAGCGCAGGGACTGATGGCCACGTCCACCTATACTCCATGCTGCAGGCCCAGCCGCTGACCTCCCTGCAGCTGTCCCACAAGTACCTGTTTGCTGTGCGCTGGTCCCCAGTGCGTCCCTTAGTGTTTGCAGCAGCTTCTGGTAAAG GTGATGTGCAGCTGTTTGATTTCAAGAAAAGCTCCCAGAAACCCACCGTTTCAATCAAGCAAACAGAGGATGAAAGTCCTGTCTACTGCCTTGAATTTAATCGCCAGCAGACTCAGCTCCTGGCCGCAGGCGATGCCCAGGGCACAGTGAAGGTGTGGCAGCTGAGCACCGAGTTCACCGAACAGGGGCCCCGGGAAATGGACGACTTGGAGCAGCTGGCCGCAGAGGGGGACGCCTGA